In Geothermobacter ehrlichii, the genomic window CTGTCCTCAGGAGCGACAATGTTGGCACCGACCGGCAGCATGTAGCGCGCCGGCTGGCCGTTCGGCAGCTTGGCCGTCTTGCCCTCTTCGTCCTTGAGGGTGATGCGCGGCCGCTTGTCGGCGCCCTTGCTGTCGATGATGACCTTCCGGGTCAGACCGGTCACCTCGTCGAGCTGTTCCTCCATGGTGACGCCCTCGAGAATGTCGCCATAGCGGACGCGGCCCGAAATCTCGGTCAGGATCGGCATGGTGTACGGGTCCCACTCGGCAAGCATGGTACCGGGCTGCACCTCGCCATCGGGCGGCACCAGCAGGTGGGCACCGTAGACAACACTGTAGCGCTCGCGCTCGCGGCCCGTCTCGTCGACGACCGCCACCTCGCCGTTGCGGTTCATGACTACGTGGCGCCCCTCACGGTTCACGACCGTGTTGAGGTTGATGTACTTGAGGGTACCGGCGAAGCGGGCCTCGAGAGAGGTCTGCTCCGCCTTCTTGGCGGCGGTACCACCGATGTGGAAGGTCCGCATGGTCAGCTGGGTTCCCGGCTCGCCGATCGACTGGGCGGCGATGACGCCGACCGCCTCGCCGAGGTTGACCTTGTGTCCCCGGGCCAGATCGCGGCCGTAGCAGGTGGCGCAGATTCCGCGCTTGCTCTGGCAGGTCAGCACCGAGCGGATCTTCAGCTTTTCGATGCCGGCGTTCTCGATCTTCTCCACCAGCTCCTCGGTGATCTCCTGGTCGGCCTCGACCAGCACCTCGCCGGTCACCGGATCGAGTACGTCGTCAAGGGCGCAGCGACCGAGGATGCGGTCGCCGAGGCGTTCGATGACCTCGCCGCCCTCGGTCAGGGAGGAGACCTCGATCCCGTTCAGGGTACCGCAGTCCTCCTCGACAATGATGGCGTCCTGGGCGACGTCGACCAGACGCCGGGTCAGATAACCGGAGTTGGCGGTCTTCAGCGCCGTGTCGGCCAGACCCTTGCGGGCGCCGTGAGTGGAGATGAAGTACTGGAGAACGGTCAGTCCCTCGCGGAAGTTGGCGGTGATCGGCGTCTCGATGATCGAGCCGTCCGGCTTGGCCATCAGGCCGCGCATGCCGGCCAGCTGGCGGATCTGCTGGGCACTGCCGCGGGCGCCGGAGTCGGCCATCATGTGGATGGCGTTGAGCGACGGCACCTTCTTCTTCTCGCCGGTTTCCGGATCGACCAGCTCGTCGACCGAGAGGTTGGCCAGCATGGTCTCGGCGATGTCCTCGGTACACTTGGCCCAGATGTCGATGACCTTGTTGTAGCGTTCGCCGTCGGTGATCAGACCCTCGGTGTACTGCCGCTGGATCTCGGTCACCTCGGCCACCGCCTTGTCGATGTACTCCTGCTTGTTCTCCGGAATCACCATGTCGTCGATACAGATGGAGATGCCGGCCAGGGTCGAGAAGCGGTAACCGGTTTCCTTGAGCTTGTCGGCGAGAATGACCGTCTCCTTGTTGCCGGCCAGCCGGAAGGAGGCGTCGATCAGCTCGGCGACGTTCTTCTTGCCCATCACCTGGTTGATGTAGCTGAAGGGGATGGCGTCGGGAACGATCTCCTTGAGCAGAACCCGACCGACCGTGGTCTCGACCAGCTGGGGCTGCTCGCCGGGGGCCGGAACCAGGCGCACCTTGATCGCGGCCTGCAGGTCGACCTCGCCGGCGTCATAGGCCATGAGCACCTCCTCCGGGCCGGAGAAGAGCTTGCCGCTGCCCTTGACGAAGGCGCGCTCGCGGGTCATGTAGTACAGGCCGAGAATCATGTCCTGCGAAGGGACGATGATCGGCTTGCCGTGGGCGGGCGAGAGGATGTTGTTGGTCGACATCATCAGTACGCGCGCCTCGATCTGGCTCTCGATGGAAAGCGGCAGGTGAACCGCCATCTGGTCGCCGTCGAAGTCGGCGTTGAAGGCGGTACAGACCAGCGGGTGCAGCTGGATCGCCTTGCCCTCGATCAGCACCGGCTCGAAGGCCTGGATACCGAGGCGATGCAGGGTCGGCGCGCGGTTGAGCATGACCGGGTGTTCCTTGATCACCTCCTCGAGCACGTCCCAGACCTCGGGCTTTTCCTTTTCCACCATCTTCTTGGCGCTCTTGATGGTGGTGCACAGCCCCTTCTCCTCAAGCCGGCTGTAGATGAACGGCTTGAACAGCTCGAGGGCCATCTTCTTC contains:
- the rpoC gene encoding DNA-directed RNA polymerase subunit beta', with the protein product MEDILSLFERPKDPLNFNAIRLSISSPEAIRERSFGEVKKPETINYRTFKPERDGLFCAKIFGPTKDYECNCGKYKRMKHRGIVCEKCGVEVIPSKVRRERLGHIDLACPVAHIWFLKSLPSRIATLLDLTLKEVERVLYFESYIVLDAGDTPLTRGQLLSEEKYRETMDEFAGQFSAGMGAEAIRELLAGIDLEELAAELRVEMKEATSEAKRKKVAKRLKVVDAFRESGNRPEWMILETIPVLPPELRPLVPLDGGRFATSDLNDLYRRVINRNNRLKRLMELRAPEVIIRNEKRMLQEAVDALFDNGRRGRAITGPNKRPLKSLSDMLKGKGGRFRQNLLGKRVDYSGRSVIVVGPELKLHQCGLPKKMALELFKPFIYSRLEEKGLCTTIKSAKKMVEKEKPEVWDVLEEVIKEHPVMLNRAPTLHRLGIQAFEPVLIEGKAIQLHPLVCTAFNADFDGDQMAVHLPLSIESQIEARVLMMSTNNILSPAHGKPIIVPSQDMILGLYYMTRERAFVKGSGKLFSGPEEVLMAYDAGEVDLQAAIKVRLVPAPGEQPQLVETTVGRVLLKEIVPDAIPFSYINQVMGKKNVAELIDASFRLAGNKETVILADKLKETGYRFSTLAGISICIDDMVIPENKQEYIDKAVAEVTEIQRQYTEGLITDGERYNKVIDIWAKCTEDIAETMLANLSVDELVDPETGEKKKVPSLNAIHMMADSGARGSAQQIRQLAGMRGLMAKPDGSIIETPITANFREGLTVLQYFISTHGARKGLADTALKTANSGYLTRRLVDVAQDAIIVEEDCGTLNGIEVSSLTEGGEVIERLGDRILGRCALDDVLDPVTGEVLVEADQEITEELVEKIENAGIEKLKIRSVLTCQSKRGICATCYGRDLARGHKVNLGEAVGVIAAQSIGEPGTQLTMRTFHIGGTAAKKAEQTSLEARFAGTLKYINLNTVVNREGRHVVMNRNGEVAVVDETGRERERYSVVYGAHLLVPPDGEVQPGTMLAEWDPYTMPILTEISGRVRYGDILEGVTMEEQLDEVTGLTRKVIIDSKGADKRPRITLKDEEGKTAKLPNGQPARYMLPVGANIVAPEDSEVRAGDILAKIPRETTKTKDITGGLPRVAELFEARKPKEYAVISEIDGVVSFGKDSKGKRKVIVTPEHGESKEYLIPKGKHISVHEGDYVRAGEPLMDGSTNPHDILRVLGEQELAKYLVDEVQEVYRLQGVKINDKHIEVIVRQMLRRVRIKEVGDTSFLVDDQIERWRFEEENQRVLAKGGQPAVGEPLMLGITKASLSTESFISAASFQETTKVLTQAAIEGKIDYLRGLKENVIMGRLIPAGTGIAKYRSAKLLIEEPEEVMEEPEPVDEDEQPAAGSEAPVTE